Within Microbacterium proteolyticum, the genomic segment TCGGCCAGGGAGCGCGCCACCGCCTCGGCGACGCGGGCGTCCTCGGCCGCCTGACGACGACGGCGGCGAGCGCGCAGCCAGCGCGGGCCGAAGACCGCAGCCGCGACGATCAGCAGGAGCGCGACGAGGATCGGCCACGGAACGGCCCACCCCATCGCTGACGCGGTCACCGGGTCGAGGTCGGAGGTGGAGCCCGAGGCATCCGTCACCGTGGGGGTGGCCGTCACCGACGCCCACACGAGTCCCATCGCGGCCACCGCGGGCACCCGGACGTCCCGCTGCCAGGACTCGCCGGGGAGCAGCGTCGGCGCGGGCTCACCGGGAGCCGCCGTCACCTCACCCCACCCGAACGGACCGGCGACGGCGTCGGCCTCCCCGGCGGTGAGCGAGACGTTGCCGGTGTTGTGCAGGCTGTAGTGCACCGTCGCGTCACCGAAGAGGAAGGGCACGAGGCCGCCGTCCCAGTCGACGCCGAGTCCCTCGACCGTCAGGGCCGGGGCCAGATCGCCGCCGACCCGGATGCCGGTGCGGATGCCGAGGCGACGGTCGACGTTGACGTTCGCGGACTGGTCGGCCACGGTGAGCGAGGTCACCACGCCACCGGCGTAATCGCCGGGGGTCGCGTCGGCGGGGATGTCGACGGTGAACGGCACCTCGACGGTCTGCCCGGCGGGCACCGAGACGTGGTGCTCGGGGACGACGATCCATTTGCCCACGCCCACGGGTGCCTCGGCGGCGAGCCGCAGATCGAGGGCGCCGGTGGAGGTCGTGTAGCCGTCGGCGGCGTAGACGTCGAGCTCGACGGTCTCGGTCCCGCGGTTGGCGACGACGATGCCGTCGTCGAGGTGCGCGCCGGGGTTCAGTGCGTATGAGAAGTTCGTGCGGTCGGCGCCCAGCGAGTTCGAGGCGGTGCGCACGGTCCACGTGACGTCGTCGGTGGCCGCGGATGCCGCCGCGGGCACGCCGACCAGAGCGGCGGCGGCGGCGAGGAGCGGCGCGAGAGTCGCAGCGAGGAGACGGGGGAAGTTGTTCATGAGGGTCCTTCGGGAAGGACCGGCGGGGAGGGGCGCTCCCCGCCGGTCCGGTTCGCTGGTCAGCCGGCCAGCGCGGTGAGGGTCAGGGTCGCGCGGTAGCTACCCTTGTCGATCGTGTTCGGGATCTTCAGGTCGAGGTCGGCGCCGACGACACCGGCACCGCGGTCGTGGCCCATGGGAGCCGAGCTGAGCGAGCGCGAGGTCGACAGGCCGTCGCCCCCGTCGTAGCCCGAGCCCACAGCGTCACCCGCGACGGCGCCGGCACCCGGCGTGACGACCTTGGGCGTCCAGCCGAGGTAGGTGCCGGAGAAGGTCTTCTGACCGTCGACGAAGTCGCCCACCGAGGCCGAGATCGACCACGCGGCCTTGCTGGCGCGCGTGTCGGTGACCGTGATCGGGTTGATCTGACCGGTGGCCTCGAAGTACTGGAAGTTCTTCTCCTCCGCCGTGCCGAGGTCGACGAGACCGTTGTGACCGTTGATGGTCCAGCCGAACTCACCGGGAGCGCCCGTGGGGACGTCGACCTGGATGTCCTGGCCGTCGCCGTGGTTCGGGTGGATGGTGACCTCGTCCTGGATGGAGCCGATGGCCTCGGCCGGCTTGGTGCCGTTGTCGGGGCCGCACCACAGGACGTTGCCGCGCTCGACGGCCGCGTTCGGGGCCTGGCAGTTGCCCGAGCGGATGTTCTGCACGACGAGCTGGTCCTTCTGCACCTGGACCTTCACGTACGTGCGGACGTGCTCCTGGTTCTGCACCGAGTTGTACCAGTAGCTGCTCGGGTTCAGCGGGTCGGCGCCGTTCCCGGCACCGCTCGTGCCGCTGTTGTCGGGCGCGGTGATGTCGTAGTACTTCGAGCCCGAGGACGAGTTCGCCGTGACGTAGACGACGCCGCCGGGGCCCTCGAACACCTCGTCCTGGCCGGGCTGCTCGGCGGGGTTGGCCTTGGCGCCGTTCTTGATCTCGTACGAACGCGAGTAGCTGTGGTCGTGACCCTGGAGGACGAGGTCGACGCCGAGCTTCGAGAACGTCGTCGGGAAGTCGACGCGACGGATCTTGTTGTCGGCGTCCTTCGCGTGGTCGGCCGGCGAGTAGATCGCGTGGTGGTACACGAGGACGGTGTACTTCGCCTCGGCGCCGTGCTTGTTCACGACGTCGGTGACGTACGCCACGTGCGCGTCGTCGCCGCCGCCGCCCTGGGAGGTGGAGTAGCTGTTGCTGTTCAGGTCGATGAACAGCGTGTCCTTGTAGATGAACCAGTAGTCGCCACCGGACTCGGTGCCGGTGCTGGACGCACCCTTCCGGTAGTACGCGGCCGAGCGGTCGGTGTTCGGCGTGTAGAGGTGCTGCTCGTACGCCTTGCCGCCCACGTCGTGGTTGCCGATCGTGGCGACCCAGGGGTACTGACGGAGCTGATCGGGCGCGAGGAACGAGGTCCACTGCGCCTCGGTGTTGGCCGTCTCGACCTGGTCGCCGCCCGAGACGAGCAGCTCCGCGTTCGGGTTGGCGTTCACGGCGACGTTCATCGTGTCCTGCCAGCCGGCCTGGTCCTTGGCCAGGTCGCCGGACGAACCGATCTGGGGGTCGCCGAAGAACAGGAAGTCGTAGTCGCCCTCGAACGACTGCGTCTTGAACGCGTAGGTCGACGACCAGTTGCCGTCGGAGCCCACGCGGTACGAGTACGCCGTGTTCTCGGCGAGGCCCGTGATGGTCGAGTGGCGGTTGTAGCCGCCGCTGGAGGCGATGTTCGCGGTCCCGGATGCCGAGAACGTCGTCGCCGTGGCGGGGAACTGCCCGTTCACGAGCGTCGAGGTCGGGGCGACCTGCACCGTCTGGGTGGTGTCGGCCGAGGAGTACCAGGTGACGATGCGCTGCGATTCGTCGGCTCCGACGCCGAGGATGACGCCGGAGAGGGTGGCCGACGTGTCGGCCATCGCGGCCGGAACCGTCGCCACGCCCGTAAGAACGAGCGAGGCGCCGACGGCGGCCGTTGCGATCCACGAGACACGACGACGCGTGAGCGCCCCGTGCGACGTCGATGCGGTGAGGAACATGGCTGTCCGTTTCTCTAGGTGAGGGCCCGCGGTCGGCGGGCTCTCTCACGCTCCGCCCGCTCGGTGACCATCGCGTGAATGGTTGACCGAGGACATGTATCGATCAGCGCAACGGCGATCACTCGATGCCGAGGATGCGCTGCACGAACCAGATCAGCCCGGCCACGGTCACCACGACGGCGAGCAGGCCGCTCGCCCACATCCCGATGCGGGGGTAGCGGCGGCGCAGCAGGACGAGCAGCGGGAAGACGACGACGATGATGCCGATCTGCACCGCCTCGATGCCGATGTTGAACACCAGCAGCGACCACAGCAGCGTCCACGACCAGGGTTCGTCGATGCCGAGCGCGGACGCGAAGCCGAGGCCGTGCACGAGGCCGAACAGGAACACCACGCCCACGCGCAGCCAGCCGGCGCGGTCGAGTCGGAGGAATCCGTGCGCGTGCGAGAGGTCCTGATCGACCTTGCCCCCGCGCCAGAGTCGCCACAGGTACCAGGCGCCGACGACGGCGATGGACAGCGCGATCGTGGGTTCGACGATCTCCGCGGGGGCGGCCACGAGACCCGTGGCGGCCAGGATGAAGGTCACCGAGTGCGCCAGCGTGAACGTCGTCGCGGCGATGACGACCTCGCGGAGCCGCCGCGATCCGACGATCAGGGCGAGCAGGAACAGGATGTGGTCGATCCCGGTGAGCAGATGCTCGGCGCCGAGCCGGAAGAACTCCCAGAAGCGCTCGAGGGTCGACTGCGCCGTGGTGAACGACGGGTGCTCGGCATCCAGGACCGTGCTCCCCTCGTGGATGTCGAGCGCGTACGTGAGGATCGTCTTGGTGTCGGTGACGAAGCCCTCGTCGTCGGGGAACAGGGTGGAGACGACCTCGTGTCCGTTCTCGGACGGCGGACACGCGTAGTCGACCTCGAGGACGGCGTAGGGCACCCCCTCCTGCTGCGTCATCGTGATGCCGTCGGCGAGCGTGGGCGTGCAGCCCCCGCCGTCCCCGGCGATGCGGAAGTGCCGCCCGACATAGCTCGCCACGTCGTCGCGGTACTGCTCGAGGGCGGCGACCTGCTGCGCCGCGTCCCCGGCCTCGAACGCCGCCGTCCCCGCCTGGAACAACGGGTCGTCCTGCGCCGCATCGGCGGCGGACACGACGAGGAGGTCGTACTCGAGCTGGAGCTGGGCCCGCACCACCCCCGTGCCGCCGCTGGACAGATCGGCGAAGGCGACGGACGACATCCCGTGCGCCTGCGCGGGCGTCGCCGAGAACAGCACCGCGAGCACGCCCGCGCCGACGAGGAGGACGCGCAGGACGCGTCGGAACACTGCAGACATGATGGCCTTTCCGCGGACGAGCGTGCTCCGCGGGTGTGAACGGTTGTCCGCGGTGGGGGGAACGGAAACGGAACGTGCGCCCTGCGTTCTCCCGCACGCCACCCACGTCCCGCAGGGTGGAGCGGTGACACGCAGGATGACGGCGGCGGCGATGCTCGCGGCGGCGCTGATGCTGACCGGATGCTCGACCGCGTCGGGGTGGGAGGCGATGCGCGCCGCGCCCGCGCCGATCGGTTCCCCGGCCGCGGGTTTCGCCCCCGCCACCCCGCCGGCGCCGGAATCCACCCACTCCCCCGCTCCCGGGTCGTGGGACGACGTGAAGGCCCCCGCCGGGTACCGCGTGGTGCTGCTGACGGTCGGCGATGACGCCCCCACCACGACCCTCGTCGACGCGGTGCAGGGCTGGGCGGCCGAGACCGGGGCCGACCTGCGGGTTGTCCACGCCGACGCCGACATGATCGACGGAGCCGTCGAGGCGATGGGCATGAACCCCGACCTCATCATCAGCGCGGGCGATGCGCTCGTCGACCCGCTCGCGACGGTGACCGCGAACCACCTCGACCGGCAGTTCCTCATCGTCGGGGCGGAGCTGGCCGAACCGACCGAGAACGTCACCGCCGTCGACTGGACCGGTGCCGCCTACCGCGGCGAGGGGTTGGGCACCGCGTCGGCCTACGACCCGGCGTCCTTCACGCCCGAGCGCGCCGCGGCCGCCGTGCGCGCCGGCGTGGCGTCGGTGCTGACCGGCCAGCGCGGCATCGTTCTCTGGATGGACTGAACGAGCCGAGTGGGGCGACGGCGCCTCACCCGACGGGGCGTCGACGACGACGGACCAGGATGCCGATCCCCAGCGCCGTGACACCGAGCACGACCGCGACGGCCAGGGCGGCCGCGTCCCGTCCGGTCGCGGGGAGGTCGGACCGGGGGCCGGCCGGCGCTGCCGTGGACGGCGTCGGC encodes:
- a CDS encoding purple acid phosphatase family protein; translation: MFLTASTSHGALTRRRVSWIATAAVGASLVLTGVATVPAAMADTSATLSGVILGVGADESQRIVTWYSSADTTQTVQVAPTSTLVNGQFPATATTFSASGTANIASSGGYNRHSTITGLAENTAYSYRVGSDGNWSSTYAFKTQSFEGDYDFLFFGDPQIGSSGDLAKDQAGWQDTMNVAVNANPNAELLVSGGDQVETANTEAQWTSFLAPDQLRQYPWVATIGNHDVGGKAYEQHLYTPNTDRSAAYYRKGASSTGTESGGDYWFIYKDTLFIDLNSNSYSTSQGGGGDDAHVAYVTDVVNKHGAEAKYTVLVYHHAIYSPADHAKDADNKIRRVDFPTTFSKLGVDLVLQGHDHSYSRSYEIKNGAKANPAEQPGQDEVFEGPGGVVYVTANSSSGSKYYDITAPDNSGTSGAGNGADPLNPSSYWYNSVQNQEHVRTYVKVQVQKDQLVVQNIRSGNCQAPNAAVERGNVLWCGPDNGTKPAEAIGSIQDEVTIHPNHGDGQDIQVDVPTGAPGEFGWTINGHNGLVDLGTAEEKNFQYFEATGQINPITVTDTRASKAAWSISASVGDFVDGQKTFSGTYLGWTPKVVTPGAGAVAGDAVGSGYDGGDGLSTSRSLSSAPMGHDRGAGVVGADLDLKIPNTIDKGSYRATLTLTALAG
- a CDS encoding WxL protein peptidoglycan domain-containing protein encodes the protein MNNFPRLLAATLAPLLAAAAALVGVPAAASAATDDVTWTVRTASNSLGADRTNFSYALNPGAHLDDGIVVANRGTETVELDVYAADGYTTSTGALDLRLAAEAPVGVGKWIVVPEHHVSVPAGQTVEVPFTVDIPADATPGDYAGGVVTSLTVADQSANVNVDRRLGIRTGIRVGGDLAPALTVEGLGVDWDGGLVPFLFGDATVHYSLHNTGNVSLTAGEADAVAGPFGWGEVTAAPGEPAPTLLPGESWQRDVRVPAVAAMGLVWASVTATPTVTDASGSTSDLDPVTASAMGWAVPWPILVALLLIVAAAVFGPRWLRARRRRRQAAEDARVAEAVARSLAEKEEVGAPTA
- a CDS encoding HupE/UreJ family protein; this translates as MSAVFRRVLRVLLVGAGVLAVLFSATPAQAHGMSSVAFADLSSGGTGVVRAQLQLEYDLLVVSAADAAQDDPLFQAGTAAFEAGDAAQQVAALEQYRDDVASYVGRHFRIAGDGGGCTPTLADGITMTQQEGVPYAVLEVDYACPPSENGHEVVSTLFPDDEGFVTDTKTILTYALDIHEGSTVLDAEHPSFTTAQSTLERFWEFFRLGAEHLLTGIDHILFLLALIVGSRRLREVVIAATTFTLAHSVTFILAATGLVAAPAEIVEPTIALSIAVVGAWYLWRLWRGGKVDQDLSHAHGFLRLDRAGWLRVGVVFLFGLVHGLGFASALGIDEPWSWTLLWSLLVFNIGIEAVQIGIIVVVFPLLVLLRRRYPRIGMWASGLLAVVVTVAGLIWFVQRILGIE